A segment of the Agrobacterium tumefaciens genome:
GGCGAAACAAACGCCCAAAAACAGAGCCCCGCCCCAACGACGGCAAGGCTGACACCCACCTGTTTCCAGACCCGCATATATCTCTCCGATTGATCCGCACAGCAGTATTGTTTCCGGTCGATGATAATCACCGGGATTGATTGCAGTATTCCCACTTGCCAGTTTCAAGGCAACGCACAAATACGTTCCTTACGTAATTGTAATTTGAATGGTTTTCTGGCCGTACCGACAGGGCATCGCATTGCCATCGCAAATATCTGCTGTTGCGGTAATCTCCCGATCCATTGCCCTACGAAGCAATGACGACAGGAGGAAACAATGAGCACCGTAGAAAAACACCCAAATCCTGAAACAGATCCGCGCGTCAAAGCAGTCTTCGACGACATCCGTGCCACCCGGAAATCGGATTTCATCAACAATATGTGGCTCTATCTCGCCTTCGATGCCGACCTTCTGGAAAAGACCTGGGCCGAAGTGAAAGCGGTTATGGCGACGCCGTCGGCGCTCGACCCCCTCGTCAAGGAAATGCTTTACATCGCGGTTTCGGTGACCAATGGCTGCTCTTATTGTGCTCACTCGCATACGGCGGCGGCAAAAGCCAAGGGCATGACTTCCGCCGAACATGCGGATTTGCTGCGGGTGATTGCGCTTGCCGCCAAGACAAACCAGCTTGCGACGGCGCTGCAGGTGCCCGTTGACCCGGCCTTCGACGCAGATAAACCCGCCTGATCGAAAAATGCCTTGGAATAGGCGTTTTGGCGGGCGATACCGGAATAAAAGCAGAACGTGGTTCTGGCCTTTACATCCCGAATCACTACATTGGGCCGCATGAGCAACAGTTTCGACGATATGCCGTTCTTCGATGAAGAACCCTCCGAGCCACGCCGTCAGTCACCAGCAGCCCCCTCCGCTGGTGGACTGGGCATCGCTGCGCGCGCCATGGCAGCCCGCGATCAGGCTCGTCCCGCTCCCGATTATCTGTCCGGTCTCAACCCCGAACAGCGTGAAGCGGTGGAAACGCTGGATGGCCCGGTCCTCGTTCTGGCTGGCGCAGGCACCGGCAAGACCCGCGTTCTGACGACACGTATTGCCCATATTCTGGCAACCGGCAGAGCCTATCCAAGCCAGATCCTTGCGGTGACCTTCACCAACAAGGCCGCCCGCGAAATGAAGGAGCGTATTGGCGTTCTGGTCGGCGGTGCTGTCGAAGGCATGCCTTGGCTCGGCACCTTCCATTCCATCGGTGTGAAACTGTTGCGACGCCATGCCGAACTCGTAGGCTTGAAAACCGACTTCACCATTCTCGATACCGACGATGTCGTCAGACTTCTGAAGCAGCTTATTCAGGCCGAAGGTCTTGATGACAAGCGCTGGCCGGCAAAACAGTTCGCCGGCATGATCGACAACTGGAAGAACAAGGGGCTGACACCGCCGGATATCCCGGAAGGTGACAGCCGCGCGTTTGCGAATGGAAAAGGTCGTGAACTCTACGCTGCCTATCAGGCGCGATTGAAGACATTGAATGCCTGTGACTTCGGCGACCTTCTTCTGCATCCCATCAGCATCTTCCGTCGCCATGCGGATATCCTGAAGGATTATCACCAAAAGTTCCGATATATTCTCGTTGACGAGTATCAGGACACCAACACGGCCCAATATATGTGGCTGCGGCTGCTGGCGCAGCGCGCCAAGGGTGAGACGCAGAACGTTTGCTGCGTTGGCGACGACGACCAGTCGATCTATGGCTGGCGCGGTGCGGAAGTGGACAACATTCTGCGCTTCGACAAGGATTTTCCAGGCGCCAAGGTCATCAAGCTCGAACGCAACTATCGTTCGACCGAGCATATTCTGGGCGCAGCCGGGCATCTGATCGCCCACAATGAAGGCCGTCTCGGCAAGACGCTGTTCACCGAAAAAAGTAGCCCGGATGACGAAAAGGTCGTCGTGCACGCAGCCTGGGACTCGGAAGAGGAAGCCCGTGCGGTTGGCGAGGAAATCGAGCAGCTTCAGCGCAAGAACCACAAACTCAACGACATGGCGATCCTGGTCCGAGCCTCGTTCCAGATGCGCGAATTCGAAGACCGCTTTGTGACGCTTGGCTTGAACTATCGCGTCATCGGCGGCCCGCGCTTCTATGAGCGCATGGAGGTTCGCGATGCCATGGCCTATTTCCGGATGGTCTGCCAGCCGGCGGATGATCTTGCCTTCGAACGGATCGTCAACACGCCCAAACGTGGCCTTGGCGACACGACGATCCGCGCGCTTCACGATTATGCCCGCGCCCGCGACATCCCGATGCTGGCGGCAGCAGCCGATATCATTGAAACCGATGAGTTGAAGCCTAAAGCACGCAAAGCGCTGTTCGATGTCGTACAGGATTTCCGCCGCTGGCAGGGCTTGCTGGAAAACACCGAACATACAACGCTTGCCGAGCAGATCCTCGACGAAAGCGGCTACACGGCCATGTGGCAGGCGGATAAATCCGCGGAAGCGCCGGGCCGGCTCGAAAACCTCAAGGAACTGATCCGTTCCATGGAGGCCTTCGAAAGCATGCGTGGCTTCCTCGAACATGTCGCTCTCGTCATGGATGCCGAGCAGAACGAAGAGCTCGACGCCATTTCCATCATGACGTTGCACTCGGCCAAGGGGCTGGAATTCGACACTGTCTTCCTGCCTGGCTGGGAAGAAGGACTGTTCCCGCACCAGCGCGCCCTCGACGAAGGCGGTCGCTCCGGTCTGGAGGAAGAACGGCGCCTTGCTTATGTCGGCATCACCCGCGCCAAGAAACTCTGCCACATCTGGTTCGTCTCGAACCGGCGCATTCATGGCCTGTGGCAATCCACCCTGCCCTCGCGTTTTCTCGACGAATTGCCTCCGGCGCATGTCGATGTTGCCGCTTCCGACAGCAATTACGGAGGATATGGCGGGCGCGGTGGCTATGGCCAGTCACGCTTCGACAAGGCAGATCCCTTCGCGAACAACTATTCCACACCGGGCTGGAAACGTGCCCAGCAGAACCGGTCCGATGCCACCCGTGACAATTGGGGCACGCGGTCCGGGCATGCGGTCGAGCGCATCGGCTACGGCGAAAGTGGTCCTCGCACCCGCACCATCGACGGTGAACTGGTGGCGAAATCTGTCGCAGACACGCCATCCAGATTTTTTGTTGGGGACCGTGTGTTCCATCTCAAATTCGGCAATGGCAATATTGTCGCGATAGAGGGGAACAAACTGACGATCGATTTTGACCGCGCCGGACAAAAGCGTGTCCTGGATGGGTTTGTGGAAAAAGCATGAAAACCGAAGAAAAGTTTTGATACAAAACTTTTCGCGTAGCCATGAGTTCAGCGCTGCAATAAGGAAAATGCCGACATAGATGCGCAAACTTGGTGAGGGCTGTTTTGCACATATTGCAGACAAGCAGGAAAAAGCTCGCGGTTTTCCTCATCAATATGGATGGTGCGAAAAAACGCCTTGAGGATATGACGTCCCGCCTCGAGGCTGCTGGACTGACTGCGGACCGTATTCCCGGCGTTAACGGCAGGGAACTGAACTATCCCATCCCGGAATTCAGCGAAATCTCCTATATGCTGATGCACGGTCGCCGCACCTCGCCACCGGAAATCGGTTGTTATCTCAGCCACATCGCCTGCGTCCGCAAGTTTCTCGAAACTGACGCTGATCTCGCCTTGATCCTGGAAGATGACGTCGCCTTCGAATCTGACTTCGTGGAATCGCTCGATCAGGCATCTCTCTTCGGCAATGACTGGGATTTGTTGCGCCTGACCACCGTCAGCAATGGGCGGAAATTTCCGTTCCGCACACTTCCCAATGGTCGCTCGCTGGCGATCGCACTGACGCGGGAAAAGGGATCGGGCGCCTATCTCGTCAATCGCAAAGCGGCAAGCTGGATATCAAGGCTGGTGCCCATGCGGCTCGCCTACGATATTGCCTTCGATCTGGAATATCTTTCCGGCATCAAGGCCGCGTTCATCGCACCGCTTTGTGCGACGCAGGATGCGGACGGCGAAAGCCAGATTCAGAACAATCTGCGCATTTATCGCCTGCCGCGATGGCGATATTTCACCGTGCTTCCTTACCGCGCCTACCTGGAAACAAGCCGATTCATCGTCCGGAGCGTTCGCCTGGCGTTTGCAAAACTTAGTGTTGCGCTGGAACGCGGAAAATCGGTCAGGAAAGGACTGACCGGCTAGGCACCTCAGACCTCTCCCGGTGTGAAACCGATGAGATAGATTGCCGCGATAACAGCGGCAACGATGAAGATGGAAATGACGAAAATCGTCATTCGTTTAAGGGGCTTGCGTGTCGTCTTTTGCATGAGACGATAACGGCCCGCCGTCGGCATTTGTTCCACACACGATGACATGCCGGGAAAACCCGGAAATTTGTTTCCTCTTCAACAGCATATCGGTTAGAGCTGAATCATATCTCCAGCTAGTCTCCGGCTTCCCCATGACTGACACGACGCATCCCCGTCTCAATCCGCTCCACCTTGCTGCCGCTTTCGCCAGCGGTTGTCTTCTGACACTGATGGTGCACTTCAATGGCCAGCTTGCCCATTATGGAAACGCGCTGTTTTCGTCCTGGACAGCCCATGGCACCGGCACGGTAGCAGCATTGATCTATCTGGCGATCCTGCGTGGAAGGACCGAAGTGGACGGAACAGCCAAGCCGAAGGCACCGCTTTGGGCCTATTGTGGCGGTGTCGTCGGCGCGGCAATCGTCATACTCACCTCCACTGCCGTCAACTCGCCTCTGGCGCTGTCGGGCACTATCGCACTTGGGCTCGGCGGACAGGTGATTTTCAGTCTTCTGGCGGATCTCCTCGGTCTTTTCGGCCTTCCGAAACGACGCCCGGATATGCGCGACATGGCTGCTGTCGCGCTGATCCTCGGCGGCAGCGCGCTCATCATTCTTGTCGGGAGAGCATCATGATCCTCTGGATAGCGATGGCTTTCACGGGCGGGCTTTTCGTGGCACTGAGCCGCCAGATCAACGGTCGGCTCAGCCTTTCCAACTCACCACTGATTGCATCGTTCTGGAACCATATCGTCGGCTTTGTTGTGCTGACGATCATCGGGCTGATCTTTGGCGGTCTGATCCCGCCGGGTGCAGCCGATGCACCTTGGCTCGCCTTTATCGGGGGGCCGATCGGCGTGGTTTTCATCGCATCGGGAAGCTGGCTCATCCCCCGTATCGGCGCAGTCAACACCGCCCTGCTGGTCATCAGCGGTCAGATGGTCTCAGGTGTTTTGCTGGATCTTTTCAGTGAGAACCCACCGAATATATGGCCAAGCGCACTCGGTATCCTGCTGATCCTGGGTGGAATGATGCTGACCCAGCGGCGCGGCAAGTAAGACGTTTTAACGCCGATATCTACCGCAGACGCCTGAGCCTTGTCGCAACAAGGTCAGGAGTCCGACCCACGCGAGAACATGTCGAGCAAGGTCTTGCCGCTTTTCGCTCCGCCGTTACCACCGGTGCTGGCCAGTGTGGGGCGGTTGCCGTTCAGCTTCGGCACCACGACCATGCGCTTCACCTCACCGCGCTTGAACGCTGCGAGGAAGCGTGAGTAATCGCGGAACACGACGCAACCATTCGATTCACCACGTTTCGCCAGCATGTACGTATGCGCCAGCAGACCGTTGCGGCCGTGTGGATTGACACCGTTTTCCGGCGTCAGGCGAATGGCTTCCACACCATGAAACAACGCTTCGCGCATGGTCAGCTTGTAGCTGGATGGCGGCGTGGAACCACGCATCTTCACGTGAACATACTCAGGATTGTCGCGCATCTTGCCGATACCAGAGTGCGCTTCGAGCTTCTCACCATTCGGCATATGCACGACACCGGAAGAGATATCGTAGATAGCCGTTCCACCGCCGCGATCCGGCCACGGAACAGCATCCATCTTGCTGGGCTCACGCACCGGATTGTCGGGCTTTGCGAAGGCAAGCATCGCACCCGTACTCTGCTTCGGCTGAGCGGGGGCACGGGCCGGCACCGGCACCTCGGCAATTTGTGAGGACTGATCCTGGGTTTTCGGCAAAGCCGGACGTGGCGACGGTTCGACAGTTTCCGCAGCAGCCAGTTCCGGCCGGAAACTTGGCAACGGAACATCGTTGGGAAGCACAGTGCTCGCTTCTTCTTCGATCTGCGGCCGTGCCAGAGCAACCTCAAAGGCAGGGTGTTCGGCGACAGGACCGCGATAAGCGACTTCAGAGGTCCGACCCAGGGCAGAATCGACGATGGCTGCCGGTTTCAGAGCAGCAACCTCTCGGACATGCGCCTGCGCTTTCGCGTTGGCGGCGACACCGAAACGGTCGGCAAATTCCTTCGAATTGATCTGAGGCGCCAGGCTCGCAAGACGCTGCGCCTTTTCATTGCCATGGCCCTGATCATTCAGGCGGGAAAATTTGCGGACGTGAATGTTCCGTTCCGCGGTCTCGACAATTGCGGTTTCGGCCGATCCCAGCCGGGCAACAAGTGTCTTTTCGAAGTTGCCGACACCATGTGAGGCAGCCGCCATGGTATGCAGAGACGCAAAGGCCGTGATCGCACACAGACCTGCAAATGCTCCGCCGGCAAGGAGGGCCGAAATACGGCCAAGAGACGAGGATTTACCTCTCTTGGCGGAAGACACACCGGCAAGGCCGGAGCCACTATAGGCTGCAGCAGAAAACGCCATGATACTCGTTACTCGAACCGTTCACGCAGATCCGGCTGAAGCCGGAGGAAATTTGGGGTATCCGAATCGCGGACAATGATCTCGCCGGTTTCGGAACTGACTGGTTCGAAGCATGACGAATTATGGTAACCAAATCCTTTACGTGCCCCTGAAAAAACATGTCATCAAGATCAGCGCATTAAGGCGACAGGTCGTGCGGCATATCTTTTCCGTACCCTGAAGGGACAGAGCACCTTCTTCGCCGCGTGGTCAGGTAACGGGCGACTTGGCCGAAAATTTGCTGCAATTGCGGCAGGACCGGGACAAGTGTCATTTGGGGGCTCTGCGCCCAATACCTCTTGCCTGAAGGCGGTTCATAAAGGACTTGATCGAAAAATCCTGGCTTGGCATCCTCCAGGTAACAATTCGGGAGGTCCATCATGAAGACTCTGTTGCTCATCGATATTCAGAACGGTTTTTGCCCCGGCGGTAATCTTGCCGTTGCTGATGGTGACAAGGTGGTCCCGGTCGCCAACGCCTTGATTGACAATGGCGGATATGACCTCATCGTCGCCTCGCAAGACTGGCATCCGGAAAACCATGGCAGTTTCGCGTCTCAACATCCCGGCAAAAAGCCCTTTGACATGGGTGAACTGTCCGGAAAACCGCAAATGATGTGGCCAGATCATTGTGTGCAGGGAACGGCGGACGCCGAATTCCATCCCGACCTGAAGACGGAAGCTTTCGACTATATCCAGCAGAAGGGCGAGAACCCTGCTGTCGACAGCTATTCCGCCTTTCGCGACAACGACCAGTATGCGGCAACCGGTCTTGCCGACTATCTCAGCCGCCAGGGCGTTACCGTACTGGATATCTGTGGCCTGGCGACGGACTATTGCGTCAGCTTCTCCGTTCTTGACGCCATCGACATGCTCCCTGGTGTCAAGGTTCGATTTATCGAGGACGCAAGTCGCGGAATTGACCCCAAAGGCATAAAGACCGCGATCGCCTCCATGCAGGCGAAGGGCGCAACGACCATTAAAAGCCGGGACATATTGCGCGCCTGATCGCACCCAGACACAGGCCACGTACCGAACCAGTCTTTTTTGCTGATGACAGTCGTTCCAAGGCTGACCGTCATTGGGCAATGACAACAAATCCATTTCCGGACGACGCGGCGACAATCCCCTTTCATGTTCAAGGGAATCAATCGATCCATTCATCCAATTCGTTTGCCATCCAGCATGCGGGGTTATAGGAGCAGCGTCATCAGGAGTTATCACAGATGTTTGACGCAGATTTTCGCGAAGGCCTTCGAAACGGCCTTCCGATTGGCCTTTCCGCCGCGCCCTTCGGTGCTCTTTTTGGCGCCGTTGCTGTGGACAATGGTCTGAGCGTGGTCGAGGCAACCATTATGAGCGGCACCGTTTATGCGGGTGCCAGCCAGCTTGTCGGCATAGAACTGTTCGGCCAGAAGGTTGCGCCGTGGTTGATCGTGCTCTCGGTTTTTGCGGTCAACTTCCGTCATATCCTCTATTCCGCGGCCATCGCGAAGATGATTGCGCACTGGAGCTTTGCCCAAAAGACGGCAGGCTTTTTCCTTCTCGTCGACCCGCAATTCGCCGAAGCCGTCAGGCGGTATGAAAACGGTCAGACGCTTGGATTTTCCTGGTATGTTGGTTTTGCCACGCCAGTCTATGTATTCTGGCTTGCAATGACGATCATTGGCGCATCGCTCGGCAACCTGATCGGCGATCCCAAGGCCATTGGCCTGGATGTCCTCCTGCCGATCTACTTCATGGGCATGGTCCTGAGCTTCAGAACACGCGCCAATTTTTACCCCGTCATGTTGGCAAGCGCGGTCGGAGCCACGGCTGCCTATCATTTCGTTGGATCACCCTGGCATGTCAGCCTTGGAGCGCTCGTCGGCATCCTCGTTGCAGTTCTCTGCCCGCCGTCGCCGGACACGAGCGGCGCGAACGAGGGAGAAAACCGATGAGCGACATTTTTCATGCCGACACGCTCCTGCTGATTGCCCTCGCGGCCATCGCCACCTATCTGACGCGAATTGGTG
Coding sequences within it:
- a CDS encoding DMT family transporter, with protein sequence MILWIAMAFTGGLFVALSRQINGRLSLSNSPLIASFWNHIVGFVVLTIIGLIFGGLIPPGAADAPWLAFIGGPIGVVFIASGSWLIPRIGAVNTALLVISGQMVSGVLLDLFSENPPNIWPSALGILLILGGMMLTQRRGK
- a CDS encoding AzlC family ABC transporter permease translates to MFDADFREGLRNGLPIGLSAAPFGALFGAVAVDNGLSVVEATIMSGTVYAGASQLVGIELFGQKVAPWLIVLSVFAVNFRHILYSAAIAKMIAHWSFAQKTAGFFLLVDPQFAEAVRRYENGQTLGFSWYVGFATPVYVFWLAMTIIGASLGNLIGDPKAIGLDVLLPIYFMGMVLSFRTRANFYPVMLASAVGATAAYHFVGSPWHVSLGALVGILVAVLCPPSPDTSGANEGENR
- a CDS encoding UvrD-helicase domain-containing protein; protein product: MSNSFDDMPFFDEEPSEPRRQSPAAPSAGGLGIAARAMAARDQARPAPDYLSGLNPEQREAVETLDGPVLVLAGAGTGKTRVLTTRIAHILATGRAYPSQILAVTFTNKAAREMKERIGVLVGGAVEGMPWLGTFHSIGVKLLRRHAELVGLKTDFTILDTDDVVRLLKQLIQAEGLDDKRWPAKQFAGMIDNWKNKGLTPPDIPEGDSRAFANGKGRELYAAYQARLKTLNACDFGDLLLHPISIFRRHADILKDYHQKFRYILVDEYQDTNTAQYMWLRLLAQRAKGETQNVCCVGDDDQSIYGWRGAEVDNILRFDKDFPGAKVIKLERNYRSTEHILGAAGHLIAHNEGRLGKTLFTEKSSPDDEKVVVHAAWDSEEEARAVGEEIEQLQRKNHKLNDMAILVRASFQMREFEDRFVTLGLNYRVIGGPRFYERMEVRDAMAYFRMVCQPADDLAFERIVNTPKRGLGDTTIRALHDYARARDIPMLAAAADIIETDELKPKARKALFDVVQDFRRWQGLLENTEHTTLAEQILDESGYTAMWQADKSAEAPGRLENLKELIRSMEAFESMRGFLEHVALVMDAEQNEELDAISIMTLHSAKGLEFDTVFLPGWEEGLFPHQRALDEGGRSGLEEERRLAYVGITRAKKLCHIWFVSNRRIHGLWQSTLPSRFLDELPPAHVDVAASDSNYGGYGGRGGYGQSRFDKADPFANNYSTPGWKRAQQNRSDATRDNWGTRSGHAVERIGYGESGPRTRTIDGELVAKSVADTPSRFFVGDRVFHLKFGNGNIVAIEGNKLTIDFDRAGQKRVLDGFVEKA
- a CDS encoding carboxymuconolactone decarboxylase family protein; this translates as MSTVEKHPNPETDPRVKAVFDDIRATRKSDFINNMWLYLAFDADLLEKTWAEVKAVMATPSALDPLVKEMLYIAVSVTNGCSYCAHSHTAAAKAKGMTSAEHADLLRVIALAAKTNQLATALQVPVDPAFDADKPA
- a CDS encoding DUF2778 domain-containing protein, with the translated sequence MAFSAAAYSGSGLAGVSSAKRGKSSSLGRISALLAGGAFAGLCAITAFASLHTMAAASHGVGNFEKTLVARLGSAETAIVETAERNIHVRKFSRLNDQGHGNEKAQRLASLAPQINSKEFADRFGVAANAKAQAHVREVAALKPAAIVDSALGRTSEVAYRGPVAEHPAFEVALARPQIEEEASTVLPNDVPLPSFRPELAAAETVEPSPRPALPKTQDQSSQIAEVPVPARAPAQPKQSTGAMLAFAKPDNPVREPSKMDAVPWPDRGGGTAIYDISSGVVHMPNGEKLEAHSGIGKMRDNPEYVHVKMRGSTPPSSYKLTMREALFHGVEAIRLTPENGVNPHGRNGLLAHTYMLAKRGESNGCVVFRDYSRFLAAFKRGEVKRMVVVPKLNGNRPTLASTGGNGGAKSGKTLLDMFSRGSDS
- the pncA gene encoding bifunctional nicotinamidase/pyrazinamidase — translated: MKTLLLIDIQNGFCPGGNLAVADGDKVVPVANALIDNGGYDLIVASQDWHPENHGSFASQHPGKKPFDMGELSGKPQMMWPDHCVQGTADAEFHPDLKTEAFDYIQQKGENPAVDSYSAFRDNDQYAATGLADYLSRQGVTVLDICGLATDYCVSFSVLDAIDMLPGVKVRFIEDASRGIDPKGIKTAIASMQAKGATTIKSRDILRA
- a CDS encoding DMT family transporter, yielding MTDTTHPRLNPLHLAAAFASGCLLTLMVHFNGQLAHYGNALFSSWTAHGTGTVAALIYLAILRGRTEVDGTAKPKAPLWAYCGGVVGAAIVILTSTAVNSPLALSGTIALGLGGQVIFSLLADLLGLFGLPKRRPDMRDMAAVALILGGSALIILVGRAS
- a CDS encoding glycosyltransferase family 25 protein, giving the protein MHILQTSRKKLAVFLINMDGAKKRLEDMTSRLEAAGLTADRIPGVNGRELNYPIPEFSEISYMLMHGRRTSPPEIGCYLSHIACVRKFLETDADLALILEDDVAFESDFVESLDQASLFGNDWDLLRLTTVSNGRKFPFRTLPNGRSLAIALTREKGSGAYLVNRKAASWISRLVPMRLAYDIAFDLEYLSGIKAAFIAPLCATQDADGESQIQNNLRIYRLPRWRYFTVLPYRAYLETSRFIVRSVRLAFAKLSVALERGKSVRKGLTG